Part of the Henckelia pumila isolate YLH828 chromosome 2, ASM3356847v2, whole genome shotgun sequence genome is shown below.
TGTCTAAATCTTTacttgaaaattaagaaaaatgtgAGATACCCACGTTGTCTTTGGTACAAAAGAGTGTCTCGTTTGTCAAAGAATCagtgaataaattaatatgttaaTATGTACGTGGGTTGACCTTTTTCTAGATCCATACAAAAGAAAAGGATGATTGCGGAGGTAGGTTCTTAGGAATTAGGCCtcctattttatttattttatttaattttattttatttatgtagtTATCTTGTAGAGAAATATTGTATAGCTAGGTTCAAAAAGGAAAACATAAAAAAGGTATTTCGTAGGGACGTTGAAGTTGGTGTATCAGGTAAATATGAGATCAAAAGGTCACGAACTTGTTTACCTCTATTTTGTTGATCGAGCGTAGGTATTAGACTCAATGACGGATCCAGAATTTTTAATCCATCCGGGCTAAAATTTAATTAAGCTCTcgtattttttaatattttgaattgaacTACCTGGACTAACaccaaattaaacaaaaattattcaaaattttatatacaaaatttaaaaaaaaatcaggcGGGTGAGCTTCTACTTGGTTCCGCCACTGATTAGACTAGCTAGCGTAGTTCGAGGTTCGCAAGCTACTGCTTTAAACTAGAAGTTTTATTCGGTCGAGCCCGATAATTAACGGTTACATGCAACTTACATGTTccggtaaaaaaaaatttaaaaataaaaaaggcttTTTCTTCTGTACGAGTTTTATTCCGAGACATCGAGTCCAAATTTGTGAATCGAAATTATGCGTTAGAAtaccattttattttatttttggtactGGGTCGACTTAGTTCTAGAATTTTTCAAGAATATAATCAATGCAATTATATATGTATCCATATATGAGTATATATATGACCCATATACGTAACTTGGTCCGATCCTCGCTCAGCCTAGTTTTGTGAAGATTAATGTGGTCCATGTAGCTATATCTCACATGGAGCACGTCAACTGTGGTCCGGAATGATCAAGGTGCTGTATTCTTGTCAATTATTGTattgtatttattattttatagaaATACGAAACACCTACATGATTTAAGTAAAAATTAACATAATAATTATATCGGTCATAAAAAATATGTTATGActacaaaatatatttaattgtcataaaacacatatatttttttattttttaattattaaataattaaaacagtACGTGATTTACAACATATGTCATGAATCATGCCCAGCGAATCTAAACGCAAAACTATAATCAGCCGGCCgcattatttgaaatatttaattcacaccatttgatttattaattttgaaattcataGCACTCAAGAATGAAGAATCATATATTTATCTCAAGTACTTCGAAAATACATATATACTTTAATCGATTTAACGCATATGATATATCGTGCATCTTAGTCTAGatgtttgtatatatatatatatatgaggtcCACAATTTTTTTACTGGACTCATGTGTAATGATCACTAATATCCACTTTTATATTCAACCTTAGAATATTATTTCAAAGGTAAGTAAAATTTCCCCATGCAACCAACGTAAAGATATATACGCACATCCCTACGCTTGAAATATTCATTTTCATTGGAGCTTTTGATCCTTTGCCTAAATCATCTCAATCGGGCCGTTTCCATATCTTTGCCGATACGCAATATTAAATATgggtgtaaaaaaaaaaaattgcatatatatatatatatatatatatatatatatatatatatatatatatatatatatatttagaatCGGAAGATTTTACAAAGGCATGTTATCTAAATATGAATCTAATTGTTCGAACTGATCAGGCATGCAAAATCTATATATCATAAACTATACATTTACTATTATCATGCAATATCAATACATATACGCTTAATTAGAACTTATTGAAGCACCTGATCACAAAATACCAAGAAATGTGGCCATGATATAGTACTTAATTATTCCGAGTTGCCtactatatatatttattaaatcaattaacaatATCCCCCAACGTCTCTAACTGAAAACGTGTTTTCTCCGGCAAGTTTCCGGCGTGACGTAGTCCCAGTGTGAGTGAAACGACGTCACCTGCACTTGTCCCTAACCTCATAAGCGTAGATTCAATGCCACCATTGTTAAAGGGATGACCACTAGTGCCATAATCAGCGGCGCTGCTAACGACGACGCCGGCGTGGTGGCATGTGCGTGCAGGAATGTTAACCGCCGGCAATGATATTTCCGACAAAGAAGTGGAGGCGAGGGTAGTGGCTGAAGGGAGGGGAGGAGCCGTCACGGCAGCGGAGGAGGAGCAGTCACCGTGCGGTGTTGGATTTTTTACAATATTGTCGTTGATTGGGCTATTGCTGCTTTGGTCTTGCTCTTGTTCTTCTGACTCCCCTTTGGATTCTTTCTGGTACATTTCTTCAACCATGGGTTTCCACAATCGGACTCTAGCATTAATGAACCAATTCGAaacctgaaaaaaaaaataaaaaatcgtaACATATGATGAGATTAAtataattaagcccattaaattacCTTAAGGTTATCTCATAGAAATTTTAATGATGTTGATCACAAAAAAAAGATGTAAAAAAATATGACGGTTATGTTTTAAAACATTGTCGATGCTTTTCGAGCTCTTGTATAGAGCAATCTCGGgaagaattattattttttatcttcATATGTTTCCACCAATTTGTTTTAGaagatttagttattttttcaaTGCATGTAATGTTCATGATATGATGCCACCATAGCTAGTATCGATGTGTGCAGTGCTATGTCAGTATTTTTGTTATCAAATGACTAAATCTATCAAACATGCAATACGATATAAGActactaaaattgaaatttgacaaTTTGCATGACAAATGACAAAAAATGGCCTTAAAACATAGTTTTACCCGACCCTTTCAAAATGTCCTTCATCCTTGATTCTAGACACCATGTAGTTGATATTGGTGTTTCATAAGGTCGCTACCAAAAGTTTAAGACGACTATATACAACATAAGACATTTTTTGGTGATCTCACTAAAACTCAAGTGTCTGTACGTATCTTTAGTTTAGAATTAATGTactaatgaaatcaaaacatattaatttttcatttttaaatttaaaaacatttttatggAGTATTTGTCtgaaaacatattattttttgtgcaaattgctcaaaaatccccaatgcaaacatgttttgctctgcactccctagccacttttttgtaccacattttttgttaatttgtaccacatcttgtatggttttgtaccacatattatattgttttgtatcacattttatgactagggaccccaaagcaaaacatgtttgcatttggggatttttgagcaaattgcccttatttttttaaaaaaaattaaaacattttataattttttttgtaaaaactaCTTTTacaaaaacattttataagtaCTTGTCAATCTCATATGTTGAAAATTACAATTATTTTTtggataattaattatttaattacagTACCAAGGTTACCTAGATAAAACACATTAAACAACTTAAAAAGTGTAACTAATTTTTATTAACAATGATTAAATCAGTGAAGTAATGTTAGCCCGTATGTATCTTTATCAAGTATCACGTAGCGTTTGGATCGTGACAAACACGATGCATGtcaatttcaattaaaatgtgAGAGACTCGCGTGACGTAAGACAGACCTGTCCCGTGAAAAAAGAgcaaaaaaaatgatgaaaaaaaaaaaaaaaaaagttaaccTGGTTTCGAGAGAGACCAGTTTGTCGAGCCAACAGATGCTTATCTGCATCGCTTGGGTACCTGTTCAAACATTTTGACGATAAAATACAAAAACTGCTAAGAAAAAGGATCACTACGTGTCTAAATTGTACAATCTACACCATATCTTTTCGAATATATACTTCATTATTTCAAgctttttcccttttttttccCAAGAAAACAGTAACTTTAGTTGTGGGCGTGACGATCTATGATAGATCACAGGGCAGTACGAAGCAGCATATGCTGCAGCAGATGCAGAAGTGAAATGGGACAGCTGCATGCATGCCTGTTTTATCTTTTCTATTTTAATGATAATGAAATAATTATAAGctcataattttaatttgaagaaATGATTTACATTATTACTATTTGTCACAGTGTAACTGTTAGGTTATAAACCATGAAATGTTCATTCCAAAAAGCTTGTTTATTGGGTGGGATTGCCTCAAGGGTTTATAATCAACTTTTTATTAGTTTAGTATTTCAATGTGGACAATATTACAATATCCCACATTGAAATACTAAGCTAATAAAGAGTTGATTATAAATCCTTGGGACAATCCCACCCAATAGGCAAGCCTTTTGGAACGTACGGTTTATAGCCTAACAGTAACTTAATTAGATTCCTTAATCCTTACTAAAAAgaatataatatcacatatacATGATATTTAATTTGGGGATATGTGGCCTGTCGTAGACCATCAGATTTGCATTACTCCCGCCGTAGGATCAAATAGACTTTTTTTGCATGGATTTgggtcaaaaataaaaattcacggTCAATGAGAAACTCTGGAAAACATTTATTAGGAATAAATATTTTAGTAGAAtgctatatattaattaattaatattactaCTGTATTATGTTAGAATAGTAACATGCATAGGTCAGCTGTACTTTTACAGGGCTATATCAGAAACATTAATCCCAGGTGAGATATCAGAATCAGACTGATGGGAAAAAACAGATCCAGGAAATGAAATTTCCTGACTCGAAGGACAATTTATCACTATTCAAGAAGTTGGGGTTTAATTTTcgtatcaataaaataaaataatttgagggtttatttataaattgcatatatcacgtacatatatataatgttCATAATTATTTTGATGCACATTATAATTAACTTTTACTACAaggattaaaattttaattcattCGATAATGTGTATTAAAATTGGACAGAAATGGAAAAGAGAACTTACGGGTTGAGAAAATGTTCGAAAAGCCAAGCCCTCAAAACATTGACCGATCGATCGGGCAAGCCACGTTGAGGCCTCCAGGCTTCTTGTTCCACCAAACCCATCTGATGAATCCCACGGTGCTGCCTCAGGCTGTGTTCCAGGATCCTCAACCTCGGGGTTTCGCCTTTCGTCAGCCCCGATGCGGCGGCGGCGCCGTCTTTCTCACCTAGAATCTCGCAGCTCAGCTTTACCTGAGCTGAAATGGCTTCCTTCAGCCCTCGGAAATGTTTCGACATGGCTTTTTGCGCCAGGGAAGTGTACGGCGCCGCCGCGCCGGAGCCCATCACGGTGTCGAAGGAATTCATGACCATTTGCATTTGGTCGCAGTAATTGCTGTACTTTCTATCCACCTGTAATTAATTATATCATGTACTTGTTAATAACACTGTTGTTAAATACCAGATTTGTTAAggtataaaattattaattatactGTCATTTTTTAGCTCTAACTTTTGAAACAAATTATTCTATTTGATACCAAATTCAAGAAATGACcataaaaaaaaggaaaattatttgttttttgtttcgatgaaaaaaaaacaagttattgaaagaaaaacaagtagaaacaatatataataGGAATAATTAAAACACCTAGAAGAAAGTAGAAGTcgaacttattttaaaatatctttCACGTCCCCTAATTGCACGATGgcttattttatataaattcaGAATCAAGATCCGAGAAATAATTGAATAAAAGCAAGGTACATTGAAATGATTGTCGTTGCCAAGGAAGAATATCCTTGTCCATCCGTGGCTGATATGGTGTCTTTTCCCCATACAAACAACAAGATATATATTCAATAGGTACCAGAAATAGAATTACCATATCAAATTAAAGagtgtgtgtgcgtgttttcttttcttttttttttggttttagcATTTGACTCTACGTACTTTAttgtattataatataatatccgATGCATACTCAATACGTCTTCGAAATTAAATAATGGGAAACatttcaatttaatttattgtaATATATTGGTGGCCTGATTCAACGGCCGGCAATTAAATATGGTAGTAATTAAACTTCTTGGTTATTTCTTTTGAGTTTCCtgattggtttaattaacaaaAAAACAATGGATTAATTAAGGACTAAATGAGCAATCATGATTGGCCAATAATGAGTCAAAGAATAGATTAAAGGATTATATACCTCGTCAAGCATGGATAATAGTTTGACCTTTCTTCTCTGGTGCTCGAGCCTGTCAGAAGCTGACGGAGGAGGATGATTTCTCCCGCCGCCGTCGCTGGCGGCTCCGGCGGTTTGGTCGGAACTATTGTTACTCTGTTTGCTGCGTTTGTTTTTCTTGAGATGACCAAAACCGACGCTGCAGAACTCTTGTAACAGCTCTTGCGCCGACCTCGTGTACTTGGAATTTTTCAGTATATGGAATGCCCCAAAAGAGGAGCCCAATCCTACGTTCATCTGGCCACGGGTCTGATCGACTCCGCCGTGCAAGTGGTACACACCGCCGGCGGCGGGGTTCTTGAGCTGATAATGTGGAGGAGCTGATGACAGTACTCCGGTGAGGATCAAGTCACCTTTGGACGCCGCCTCCAAGTGCTGTAATGAAGAGGATAGGGATAAAGAGAGCCCTCTCCCTTCCAAAACTCCTGGATTGTGATTCGGGTCGATTCCATTCCGGCTGTGTTGTACTTGTCCCCATGTCATTTGACCAAAAGCGCCTCCGGCGGCCGCGTCGTGAAATCCAAGCATGTGGAGagtggaagaagaagaagaagctgtGACAGTGGGAGGTTCAGAAGGAGAAGAGGAAGGTGacctttgttgttgttgttgttgttgtggaTTCATGGCGAAAAGCTGCATGAGTACTGCCGCCGGATCCGGGTTAATATTGGTCGAAATCTGATTCTTGGAATCCAACAAATGGGTAACTAAACCACCACCGCCCACCGCCACTTCTTGGCGGTTCAGAAACCAATCTCCGGCGAGCGAATGATTCTCCAGGAATTGATCGGTAGCCGGCCTCGTGGTGGTTTCGCCTGGTGGGAAGTATTTGAACATCTCCGCGAGCATCCCCCCGCCGCCGCCTGTTTCGTACGCCGGAATTCCACCTGATCCTTCTTCTTCCTCCATACTGCAGTGTCCGAATTCTTGAACCCTTATAAGCTGCTTATCCTGTTGTGGTGGTACTGATGGTCTCTCGAATCCATTGAAGAAACTAAAAACACCTTGATGATAATCTTGGGACATAGAatttagtactatttttatttaGCAATAATTAGTACTATCTTCTTAATTCTCCATCTTCATCATCATGGCAATCTCTTGTTCAGTCAAACACTTCACTCAGTGCATCAGCTCAATCTGGgaattttgtatattttttcTGGTTCAAGAAAATTGATCCAAGAATTTTGAAAACATCATTTTCattcatacatatatatatacaaaaagatcagctttatttatttatgtaaacATGGACATTACCTGTTATAGTTGCAGACTGTAAAGAAAAGGGTGTGAAGTGAACCCCTCACGCAtcgttttcttcttcttcttcttctttctcctGTAGAATattaatccaaaaaaaaaaaattatatggaaTTCTTGAAGAAACAGTGGCCCTTGATTAATTATTCTCTTTTTATCCCTTTCGTTCCTTCCTTTTTCTATCTCTTTGTCCTCTGTAAGAGTGCTTTTCTTCTCTGCGGTCGCCTTTTTGAAAGAGAGAATGATAAAGAACTTCTtcttttaataatataataataaagatAAAATTGGAATATCTCTCTCTATAATTTCTTTGTTGCGCTGCTCCCATGGCTGAATTCACTAAGCATGATTTCATTGTTATACCATAAACTAATTTTATTGgtataaaattgatttaaattgatgagatttaattttttataagtaattaaatattttatttaaatcactgTGTTCAAAAATTTGAAAGAAAACGACTTCGGGTTTGACATATATAGTGATTGCTAATATTTActatattttgttaaaaattataatttggatttcttttatatatttaattaatttctttttttcttcaaatatgtaatttttaaaCATATATATTCAGAGAATATAGAAAAAAAGACAGAATATATATCTTTTCAGTTTTCTATTTAATAGCCTTTCCCCGTCGAGTTCACCGAATTTAAGTTAATAGCAGTGCTAcatgctttaaaaaaaattaacgagATTTTATCTTCA
Proteins encoded:
- the LOC140881327 gene encoding BEL1-like homeodomain protein 2; amino-acid sequence: MSQDYHQGVFSFFNGFERPSVPPQQDKQLIRVQEFGHCSMEEEEGSGGIPAYETGGGGGMLAEMFKYFPPGETTTRPATDQFLENHSLAGDWFLNRQEVAVGGGGLVTHLLDSKNQISTNINPDPAAVLMQLFAMNPQQQQQQQRSPSSSPSEPPTVTASSSSSTLHMLGFHDAAAGGAFGQMTWGQVQHSRNGIDPNHNPGVLEGRGLSLSLSSSLQHLEAASKGDLILTGVLSSAPPHYQLKNPAAGGVYHLHGGVDQTRGQMNVGLGSSFGAFHILKNSKYTRSAQELLQEFCSVGFGHLKKNKRSKQSNNSSDQTAGAASDGGGRNHPPPSASDRLEHQRRKVKLLSMLDEVDRKYSNYCDQMQMVMNSFDTVMGSGAAAPYTSLAQKAMSKHFRGLKEAISAQVKLSCEILGEKDGAAAASGLTKGETPRLRILEHSLRQHRGIHQMGLVEQEAWRPQRGLPDRSVNVLRAWLFEHFLNPYPSDADKHLLARQTGLSRNQVSNWFINARVRLWKPMVEEMYQKESKGESEEQEQDQSSNSPINDNIVKNPTPHGDCSSSAAVTAPPLPSATTLASTSLSEISLPAVNIPARTCHHAGVVVSSAADYGTSGHPFNNGGIESTLMRLGTSAGDVVSLTLGLRHAGNLPEKTRFQLETLGDIVN